The DNA window TCCCCGGCGTATCGGATCCGGCATGGAAACTGGCCTTCCAGCGAGACCTCCTCGCGTCCTACACACGGGCGCGGCAAGAAGGCTCCTTCGATCTCTGCCTCGTGTACGGCACTAACGCCTACCTAGACCGCGAGACCCTGCAGTCCCTGCGCGCGGACGGCACGCCCGTGGCTTTGATGTGCCTCGACGACAAGCACGCCCACGACTCGATCAAGCCGCTGCTCGGCTCCTACGATATCCACCTGACCAACTCCTTGGAGTGCATCCCGTGGTACCTGGCCAAGAAGCAGGCGTCGTATTGGTACCCTCAGGGCATTGACACGTCCTACTTCGCCCCCAAGACCCGAAGCCGGGACATCCAGGTGAGCTTCGTGGGGATCCGCTATGGGGCGCGCCTCGACTTCATCGACCAATTGCGGCGGGAAGGAGTCGAAGTGGAATGTTTCGGACCGGGTTGGCCGAACGGCGTGGTGGACGACCAGCGTGACATCTATGCACGGAGTTGGGTCAATCTAGGCGTAGGCTACACCGGCTTCTCGTATCGCAGCACGTGCGTCAAGGGCCGCGACTTCGAGATCCCCGCCACCGCCAATTTGTATCTAACGACGTACAACTTCGAGCTGGCCGACCTGTTCAGCATCGGCTCCGAGATCTTGTGCTATCACGACCCAATGGACTGCGCCTCTCAAGTCCGGCGACTTCTGGCCGATCCGGAGCGGATCGAGGCGATCGGGCGCGCCGGCCGCGAGCGGTGCGTCCGAGACCATACTTGGACCGCGCGGATGAACGGGCTCCTCAAGTTCATGGGGATCCTAGGCTAGATTTTCGGCAGGACTGAAATGGGAACGACGATCGTAGTGGCGGGCGGCGGTGGCTTCATCGGGGGCCACCTCGTAGCCGACCTGCTC is part of the SAR202 cluster bacterium genome and encodes:
- a CDS encoding glycosyltransferase family 1 protein, which gives rise to MPPAALNAVKSRLKTTQAYQWLLRRRGAKEDEAYSDLCRRSTEALDQSSNWEEISRRLLSAGWSGPKTRRTRASEVRVFVVDLPAIGGPWFEEELAREFRTTVFSISRHMRGYLEGRRNLVDYSCGVFPEDYNKAFPGVSDPAWKLAFQRDLLASYTRARQEGSFDLCLVYGTNAYLDRETLQSLRADGTPVALMCLDDKHAHDSIKPLLGSYDIHLTNSLECIPWYLAKKQASYWYPQGIDTSYFAPKTRSRDIQVSFVGIRYGARLDFIDQLRREGVEVECFGPGWPNGVVDDQRDIYARSWVNLGVGYTGFSYRSTCVKGRDFEIPATANLYLTTYNFELADLFSIGSEILCYHDPMDCASQVRRLLADPERIEAIGRAGRERCVRDHTWTARMNGLLKFMGILG